A part of Paenibacillus donghaensis genomic DNA contains:
- a CDS encoding ABC transporter substrate-binding protein: protein MKHARNQKLYILLSILFVMVIVVSGCGGGTQNTSSNTANQAQAAEPTAESTAKPAATSTPEPAETGTRIIKTAMGDLEVPVNPQRVVVNWYIGDVFTLGIKPVALNAWSQETMPFFDQFAGIPKIENWEAEDILTYDPDLIITYDPQDFEKLSKIAPVLVIPEGDVNTTERLAILGEATGHEAEAQAAIATFEQKLAEAKEQLGADIFKDKTFSIFEDWGRDSYGIYYETGSRGGTLLYEYLGLKKPEKMEQLVTSSGEGRGSLSYEVASEYFGDYVLWFLQEDKESEYAKTEIWNSIPAVQAGHIVEIPGEYSGLFYYSDVASMTAQLDYIIGRLLEQVK, encoded by the coding sequence ATGAAGCATGCAAGAAACCAAAAGCTGTACATCTTGTTAAGCATATTGTTTGTAATGGTAATCGTTGTATCCGGCTGTGGCGGTGGAACCCAAAACACCTCCTCCAACACTGCCAATCAGGCTCAGGCTGCTGAACCAACTGCCGAATCTACTGCCAAGCCTGCAGCAACCAGTACGCCAGAGCCAGCGGAGACCGGGACGCGCATTATCAAAACGGCTATGGGTGATCTGGAAGTACCGGTTAATCCGCAGCGGGTGGTTGTCAACTGGTACATCGGTGATGTGTTCACCTTGGGGATCAAGCCGGTAGCGCTCAATGCCTGGTCGCAGGAAACGATGCCATTCTTCGATCAATTTGCGGGTATCCCGAAGATTGAGAATTGGGAAGCTGAAGATATTCTAACCTATGATCCCGATCTGATTATTACCTATGATCCGCAGGATTTCGAGAAGCTGTCCAAAATCGCACCGGTACTCGTCATCCCAGAAGGCGATGTCAATACGACGGAACGGTTGGCGATTCTAGGCGAAGCTACAGGCCATGAAGCCGAGGCCCAGGCGGCCATTGCTACTTTTGAGCAGAAACTGGCTGAAGCCAAGGAGCAGCTGGGAGCAGATATATTTAAAGATAAAACCTTCAGCATCTTCGAGGACTGGGGCCGTGACTCGTACGGAATCTACTATGAGACAGGTTCACGCGGGGGTACATTGCTCTACGAATATCTGGGGCTGAAGAAACCCGAGAAGATGGAGCAGCTGGTCACAAGTTCGGGTGAAGGCCGCGGTTCGTTGTCCTATGAGGTGGCTTCGGAATACTTCGGCGATTATGTGCTCTGGTTTCTGCAGGAGGACAAAGAGTCTGAATATGCCAAAACTGAAATTTGGAACAGCATCCCGGCAGTGCAGGCTGGCCATATTGTTGAAATCCCTGGTGAATACTCCGGGCTGTTCTATTACTCCGATGTTGCCAGTATGACAGCACAGCTTGATTACATTATTGGCCGGTTGCTGGAACAGGTGAAGTGA
- a CDS encoding FecCD family ABC transporter permease has protein sequence MSTQREPTKKGMQNFAVFMMAGLVLLVLAVAASISFGAAQMNLKLAWGAVFQFDPALTEHQIIRTFRLPRTVADILVGCSLAVCGSVMQGTTRNPLADSGLIGISSGSTLAIALCMAYLPGRTYADTMLFSCLGAALATGITYYMASLGKNGMTPQRLILAGFSISMLFGAFSTFVAIKFKIGQALDYWTAGGTASAKWDELLYILPLFVLGVVWSLAISPSITILSFGDELAAGLGLRTRLVKISSTLIVLLLTGLSVIVVGPVGFVGLIVPHIVRYMVGVDYRYIIPASALYGAVILVAADIVGRLINRPHETPLGIIFAVIGVPYFLYLVRKQRREFM, from the coding sequence ATGTCTACTCAACGGGAACCTACTAAAAAAGGAATGCAGAACTTCGCCGTGTTCATGATGGCGGGCTTAGTCTTACTGGTGCTAGCGGTTGCGGCCTCCATCTCCTTCGGGGCTGCGCAGATGAATCTGAAGCTTGCCTGGGGGGCGGTGTTCCAGTTTGATCCGGCACTTACCGAGCATCAGATCATCCGTACCTTTCGTCTCCCGCGGACGGTTGCCGATATACTGGTCGGCTGCAGCCTCGCCGTCTGCGGCTCAGTCATGCAAGGGACAACCCGCAATCCGCTTGCAGACTCGGGGTTGATCGGAATCAGCTCTGGGTCCACCTTGGCCATTGCCCTGTGCATGGCTTATCTGCCAGGAAGGACATATGCGGATACGATGCTCTTCTCTTGTCTGGGAGCAGCTTTAGCTACCGGGATTACATATTATATGGCCTCTCTGGGCAAAAACGGGATGACTCCCCAGCGCCTCATACTGGCGGGGTTCTCCATTTCCATGCTGTTTGGTGCGTTCAGCACCTTTGTGGCGATCAAATTCAAAATCGGGCAGGCGCTCGATTACTGGACAGCCGGAGGTACTGCAAGTGCGAAATGGGATGAGCTTCTGTATATTTTGCCGCTGTTTGTGCTCGGTGTGGTCTGGAGTCTAGCCATTTCTCCTTCGATAACGATACTGAGCTTCGGCGATGAGCTGGCGGCAGGACTGGGGCTGCGCACACGTCTGGTCAAAATCTCCTCAACCCTGATCGTGCTGCTGCTGACCGGACTCTCAGTAATTGTTGTGGGTCCTGTCGGGTTCGTCGGGCTGATCGTACCGCATATTGTGCGTTACATGGTCGGGGTCGATTATCGGTATATCATCCCGGCGTCGGCGCTCTATGGGGCGGTCATTCTGGTGGCTGCCGATATTGTGGGACGATTGATCAACCGGCCGCATGAGACTCCGCTGGGCATTATTTTTGCGGTCATAGGGGTTCCTTATTTCCTCTATCTGGTCCGCAAGCAAAGGAGGGAGTTCATGTGA
- a CDS encoding FecCD family ABC transporter permease yields the protein MTVKSLGIIAVLTVLLIAVAVISMNVGKMNLSPAEVFRVVTGGGTAKQNLIVYELRLPRIVLAVLVGFGLSISGCIMQSLLKNELASPGSLGTSSGAGLFVLFYISSFAGSGGVSPLLLPLLAFVGGLSSAILIFLVAYRRGREISPTNLILTGVAMSSGYGALSLMLTLKLEEKKYDFALRWQAGNLWGDEWKYIMVLLPWVVLIGLYVFYKSRTLNTLNLGNQTASGLGVAIKREFLGLALAAVALASGSVALGGNFFFVGMISPHIARRLVGSNHKLLLPATALVGALIIVVADTLTRSISFGADVPTGIVITILVTPYFLYLLSKTN from the coding sequence ATGACGGTGAAGTCGCTTGGCATCATCGCTGTGCTGACTGTACTGTTGATTGCGGTGGCGGTCATCAGCATGAATGTGGGCAAAATGAATCTGTCACCGGCAGAGGTCTTCCGTGTGGTTACTGGAGGGGGGACAGCTAAGCAGAATCTTATTGTCTATGAGCTGCGCCTGCCGCGTATTGTGCTGGCTGTCCTGGTCGGGTTCGGGTTGTCGATTTCCGGCTGTATTATGCAGAGTCTGCTCAAAAACGAACTGGCCAGTCCGGGCTCCCTCGGGACAAGCTCTGGGGCCGGGTTGTTTGTACTATTCTACATTTCGAGTTTTGCGGGCAGTGGCGGGGTATCTCCGCTGCTGCTTCCGCTGCTTGCTTTTGTGGGCGGCCTGTCTTCGGCCATTCTGATCTTTCTGGTAGCTTACAGACGGGGAAGGGAAATTTCGCCTACCAATCTCATCCTGACGGGTGTTGCCATGAGCAGCGGGTATGGAGCCTTGTCCCTGATGCTCACGCTTAAGCTGGAAGAGAAGAAATATGACTTCGCACTGCGTTGGCAGGCCGGCAATCTGTGGGGGGATGAGTGGAAATATATTATGGTGCTGCTGCCCTGGGTCGTGCTTATCGGGTTGTATGTGTTCTATAAGTCGCGTACGCTCAATACGTTGAATCTGGGGAACCAGACGGCTTCCGGGCTTGGCGTAGCCATCAAACGTGAGTTCCTCGGGCTGGCTCTGGCGGCGGTTGCGCTGGCTTCAGGCAGTGTGGCGCTTGGCGGCAATTTCTTCTTCGTAGGGATGATTAGTCCGCATATTGCCCGCAGGCTGGTCGGATCGAACCATAAGCTGCTGCTGCCTGCCACGGCGCTGGTAGGGGCATTGATTATTGTGGTGGCCGATACGCTCACCCGGTCGATCAGCTTCGGGGCCGATGTGCCTACAGGCATTGTGATTACCATATTGGTGACGCCTTACTTCCTCTATCTTTTGTCAAAAACCAACTAA
- a CDS encoding nitroreductase family protein, with product MTASRATPVFTGQPVSRESLLSILNVAVWAPNHHLREPWQFVYVDGAATEEYVQGMTRWRSGQPGAESPDGAGLPPAPAYLIVTVKISDKPKVMQEDEAAVWCLIQNLKLLAEEQDIGIRPEPSLDWNAEGFTAWAGTAAGERIVAVLGIGQCSRRAAASSQAARTIRERRTVRSFTEQPVEAAVVQRLLRDSLPEASLRQGWRFIEAGSHEERSRMTDLMMASIKDMLTYKLMPGKVKNIFWKRTYSIPFNLVAVLDRERPPLEWSAEFGAMCSTLQNFQLAAWEEGIGMTWSSSDILDNVDFCAGMGLKPSEKIVAILHMGYTAKVPKGKPRTPAEHKLRFW from the coding sequence ATGACAGCAAGCCGGGCAACTCCCGTCTTCACCGGTCAGCCGGTGTCCAGAGAGAGTCTGTTATCTATCCTTAATGTGGCCGTGTGGGCACCTAACCATCATCTTCGGGAGCCTTGGCAGTTTGTCTATGTAGACGGAGCTGCTACGGAGGAGTACGTGCAGGGAATGACGAGATGGAGAAGTGGACAGCCAGGCGCAGAATCGCCGGACGGTGCGGGGCTGCCCCCTGCCCCTGCCTACCTCATCGTCACCGTCAAGATCAGCGACAAGCCAAAGGTTATGCAAGAGGATGAGGCTGCGGTCTGGTGTCTGATCCAGAATCTGAAGCTGCTGGCAGAGGAGCAGGACATTGGCATCCGCCCGGAGCCTTCACTCGATTGGAATGCGGAGGGCTTCACTGCCTGGGCGGGAACGGCAGCCGGTGAACGGATTGTAGCAGTGCTTGGAATAGGACAGTGCAGCCGGAGAGCTGCAGCTTCTTCCCAAGCCGCCCGGACCATCCGCGAGCGGAGAACCGTGCGCAGCTTCACGGAGCAGCCCGTCGAGGCCGCTGTAGTGCAGCGTTTGCTGCGTGACAGTCTGCCGGAAGCCAGTCTGCGTCAAGGCTGGCGGTTTATCGAGGCCGGCAGTCATGAGGAACGCAGCCGGATGACCGACCTGATGATGGCATCCATCAAGGATATGCTTACCTATAAGCTGATGCCCGGCAAGGTGAAGAATATTTTCTGGAAAAGAACCTATTCTATTCCCTTCAATCTTGTGGCAGTGCTGGACAGAGAGCGGCCGCCCCTGGAGTGGAGCGCCGAGTTTGGGGCCATGTGCAGCACATTGCAGAATTTCCAGCTGGCCGCCTGGGAAGAAGGCATCGGCATGACCTGGTCATCGTCAGATATTCTGGACAATGTTGATTTCTGTGCCGGGATGGGCCTGAAGCCCAGCGAGAAGATCGTAGCGATTCTGCACATGGGATACACCGCCAAAGTACCCAAAGGCAAACCGCGTACGCCAGCCGAGCATAAGCTTCGTTTCTGGTAA
- a CDS encoding ABC transporter ATP-binding protein, with protein sequence MELNVEHLSVSFSNIDIVKDVSVQVKKKQFVGLIGPNGCGKSTLLKSIYKVIKPRQGDVFLSELDVIKSSPKKVAQKLGVVGQFNELSFDFTVREMVMMGRTPHKGLLETDSQADYSIVDAALGKVNLEAYAARSYNSLSGGEKQRVILARVLAQQPEFMILDEPTNHLDIKYQLQILNIVKKLDIGILAALHDLALAAEYCDYLYIMNKGRVVASGKPEEILTKQLIGEVFDVECETYRNPVTGGLGIAYLQTR encoded by the coding sequence ATGGAGCTTAACGTCGAACATCTATCTGTTTCTTTTTCAAATATCGATATTGTGAAGGATGTATCAGTTCAGGTTAAAAAGAAACAATTCGTCGGCCTGATCGGACCTAACGGCTGCGGCAAGTCCACGCTGCTCAAAAGCATCTATAAAGTGATTAAACCACGCCAGGGTGACGTGTTCCTGTCCGAGCTGGACGTAATCAAATCCAGTCCCAAAAAAGTTGCCCAAAAGCTGGGAGTCGTCGGCCAATTTAATGAGCTTAGCTTTGACTTCACGGTACGTGAAATGGTGATGATGGGCAGAACCCCGCATAAGGGACTGCTGGAAACCGACTCACAGGCCGACTACAGCATCGTGGATGCCGCCCTGGGCAAGGTCAATCTGGAAGCCTATGCGGCCCGCAGTTATAATTCATTATCCGGCGGCGAGAAGCAACGTGTAATCCTGGCCCGGGTGCTGGCGCAGCAGCCGGAGTTTATGATTCTGGATGAGCCTACTAACCATTTGGACATCAAATACCAGCTGCAAATTCTGAATATTGTCAAAAAACTGGACATCGGCATTCTTGCCGCCCTCCATGATCTGGCGCTCGCGGCGGAATATTGCGACTATCTGTATATCATGAACAAGGGCCGGGTTGTGGCTAGTGGTAAGCCGGAAGAAATCCTGACCAAACAACTAATCGGGGAAGTCTTCGACGTGGAGTGTGAAACCTATCGCAATCCTGTGACCGGCGGACTGGGCATTGCTTATCTGCAGACGAGGTAG
- a CDS encoding FecCD family ABC transporter permease, translated as MQTNKLELAPPKESVIHSRFGFTAVIGVLLILVLFSVGAAVSFGQVEIPLTQSYRILLHQITGITIGDVQDLTSGSFVDIIWKIRFPRVLMAMFIGAGLTLCGTIMQAAVQNPLADPYILGISSGATLGATFAILIGFGSMGLLGQTGVAFWAFAGALGASLLVLVLAGVGGRMTSVKLVLAGMVINALCTAFANFIVYFANNAEGIKTVTFWSMGSLAASSWNKLPLIAVVVLLACFYFLLQSRVLNTMLLGDEAAVTLGIQLGLYRRLYMLVTALITGVMVASCGMIGFVGLIIPHLVRGLVGSDHRRLLPASVLFGALFLIWTDVIARTIVPSVELPIGIITALIGAPMFMYMLVKKGYAFGGK; from the coding sequence ATGCAGACGAACAAACTCGAGCTTGCCCCGCCAAAAGAATCCGTGATCCATAGCCGCTTCGGCTTCACTGCTGTTATAGGAGTGCTGCTGATCCTTGTCTTGTTCTCGGTTGGCGCAGCCGTTTCATTCGGACAGGTCGAGATCCCCTTAACTCAGTCCTACCGGATTCTGCTTCATCAGATCACAGGCATAACCATTGGAGATGTCCAGGACCTTACCTCCGGCTCGTTCGTCGATATTATCTGGAAAATCCGTTTCCCGCGCGTGCTGATGGCCATGTTTATCGGCGCTGGGCTTACGCTGTGCGGAACGATTATGCAGGCTGCGGTGCAGAATCCGCTGGCTGATCCCTATATCCTCGGTATTTCATCAGGCGCAACGCTTGGGGCAACCTTCGCTATCCTGATCGGCTTTGGCTCGATGGGCCTGCTGGGCCAGACGGGCGTGGCCTTCTGGGCTTTTGCTGGCGCGCTGGGCGCTTCGCTGCTGGTGCTTGTCCTTGCCGGTGTGGGCGGCAGAATGACCTCCGTCAAGCTGGTGCTCGCAGGGATGGTCATTAATGCGCTCTGTACCGCTTTTGCCAATTTCATTGTGTATTTCGCCAATAATGCGGAAGGCATCAAGACTGTAACCTTCTGGTCGATGGGCAGCCTGGCCGCATCCAGCTGGAATAAGCTGCCGCTGATTGCGGTTGTTGTGCTGCTTGCCTGTTTCTATTTCCTGCTGCAATCCCGGGTATTAAACACCATGCTGCTTGGTGACGAAGCCGCGGTTACCCTGGGGATTCAACTCGGTCTATACCGACGGCTCTATATGCTCGTTACCGCACTGATTACCGGTGTGATGGTGGCCAGTTGCGGCATGATCGGCTTCGTCGGACTGATTATCCCCCATCTGGTAAGAGGACTCGTCGGCTCCGACCATCGCAGGCTGCTGCCCGCATCCGTCTTGTTCGGTGCGCTCTTCCTGATCTGGACCGATGTGATCGCCCGCACCATCGTGCCCAGCGTAGAGCTGCCGATCGGCATCATTACAGCTCTGATTGGCGCACCCATGTTCATGTACATGCTGGTCAAAAAAGGCTACGCGTTTGGAGGCAAATAA
- a CDS encoding ABC transporter substrate-binding protein gives MIKYLKRSMPLLAVLLMAVIMAGCAANTQNSNTAASPEPAGNSNNTGTEKAATSSKTVYPLTIENFSITGEGATPTAHPQTFDKAPEKVVANTQGAAELLIKLGLTDKMVGVAALYGGGDPAVAEEFKKIPVISKEYASKELVVGAGPDLVMGRSDLYADADWGVGTTTGLNELGIKTFVQNTSVKGATVQSLYTDIEQLGQIFDVQEKAAAYIEELKARAQALKDSTAASGERTFAYISDGGKGAIAIYSGNIDTFAGDVLSLLGLKNSFGDVTGEISKEQLIATNPDVLLLSHYTGGTDPEQSLKSFYADSSLQSLNAIKNKAIYVIDFNQFWGYSYSILDGAEKLVSELVAKP, from the coding sequence ATGATCAAGTATCTCAAAAGAAGTATGCCATTGTTAGCGGTTCTGCTGATGGCAGTCATTATGGCTGGTTGTGCTGCAAATACACAAAATTCGAATACGGCTGCAAGTCCGGAGCCGGCAGGCAATAGCAATAACACCGGTACAGAGAAAGCTGCCACGAGCAGTAAGACGGTATATCCGCTGACGATTGAGAACTTCAGCATTACCGGGGAAGGCGCCACGCCAACGGCCCATCCGCAAACCTTCGACAAAGCTCCTGAGAAGGTCGTAGCGAATACCCAAGGCGCGGCTGAACTGCTGATTAAGCTGGGATTGACCGACAAAATGGTAGGCGTTGCTGCGCTCTATGGCGGCGGAGATCCGGCTGTGGCCGAAGAATTCAAGAAGATTCCCGTTATTTCCAAGGAATATGCCAGTAAAGAGCTGGTGGTGGGGGCAGGTCCCGATCTTGTGATGGGCCGCAGTGACCTGTATGCTGACGCAGACTGGGGTGTGGGAACAACCACTGGCTTAAATGAGCTGGGAATTAAGACGTTTGTGCAGAATACAAGTGTCAAAGGAGCTACCGTTCAGAGCCTGTACACCGACATTGAGCAGCTTGGACAAATCTTCGATGTGCAGGAGAAAGCCGCAGCCTACATAGAGGAATTAAAAGCACGTGCGCAGGCTCTTAAAGACAGCACGGCAGCCAGCGGCGAGAGAACCTTCGCCTATATTTCGGATGGCGGGAAAGGGGCTATCGCCATTTACAGCGGCAACATCGATACCTTTGCAGGTGATGTGCTGAGTCTGCTCGGTCTGAAGAACAGCTTCGGTGATGTGACCGGCGAGATCAGCAAGGAGCAGCTGATTGCTACCAACCCGGATGTGCTGCTGCTCTCCCATTACACCGGAGGGACGGACCCGGAGCAGAGCCTGAAGAGCTTCTACGCCGACTCTTCGCTGCAGAGTCTGAATGCCATTAAGAACAAGGCGATCTATGTGATCGACTTCAACCAGTTCTGGGGCTACAGCTATTCAATACTGGATGGGGCGGAGAAGCTGGTTTCTGAGCTGGTGGCGAAACCTTAA
- a CDS encoding HXXEE domain-containing protein translates to MLSYIDGLVRLEALIWLLPVAFFIHDGEEIGTMERWLRKAKENPRITFENRLLNPDKNITIQFTVAVLLLGLVLTVVAALTAERFQTDGQLNLLFIGIVAVMLGDGVKHLGISLALRSYSAGVATALFIEIPYGAYALYRFWDAGLAGPVTILKSTALVLPLVLSLVWLGLTLGSRITPYRRHA, encoded by the coding sequence ATGTTATCTTATATTGATGGGCTTGTACGACTGGAGGCCTTGATTTGGCTGCTGCCGGTTGCCTTTTTCATTCATGACGGTGAAGAGATTGGAACCATGGAGCGTTGGCTGCGCAAGGCCAAAGAGAATCCGCGGATTACCTTTGAGAACCGCTTGCTGAACCCTGACAAGAATATCACCATCCAATTCACAGTGGCGGTCCTGCTGCTGGGACTAGTACTCACGGTTGTGGCTGCCTTGACGGCAGAACGCTTTCAGACAGACGGCCAGTTGAATCTGCTGTTCATCGGCATCGTAGCTGTAATGCTCGGTGATGGGGTGAAGCATCTCGGCATCTCACTGGCGCTTCGCAGTTATTCCGCTGGTGTGGCCACAGCCTTGTTCATTGAGATTCCTTATGGAGCTTATGCCCTCTACCGCTTCTGGGACGCCGGATTGGCGGGTCCAGTCACCATTCTCAAAAGCACTGCCTTGGTGCTCCCGCTCGTGCTCAGCCTCGTGTGGCTTGGACTTACCTTGGGCAGCCGGATCACACCCTACCGCAGACACGCCTAA
- a CDS encoding TetR/AcrR family transcriptional regulator: MSRQETKDIKKRQILAGALKIFSQKGFHAASTKEIAAESGVAEGLIFYYFGDKRKLLLEIVRQFTFLQQLQADAGAAQSMGLSLEETLVEYGLNYLHFLQENIDYLMLIWSPELVRDEAVSQEVRQLIERIGITGAQWFKPAMAERTWNEAAFRVALTTLHSSLLVYYMMNARFGAETLGFKDESYVRQLARLLLQGLENSSIDASAQ; the protein is encoded by the coding sequence TTGTCAAGACAAGAGACCAAGGACATTAAGAAGCGGCAGATTCTTGCTGGCGCATTGAAGATTTTCTCACAAAAAGGGTTCCATGCAGCTTCCACCAAAGAAATTGCGGCTGAAAGCGGCGTTGCCGAAGGGCTGATCTTCTACTATTTCGGGGATAAACGCAAGCTACTGCTGGAAATCGTCAGACAATTCACCTTCTTGCAGCAATTGCAGGCAGATGCCGGAGCGGCTCAGAGCATGGGGTTGTCACTGGAAGAGACTCTGGTCGAGTATGGACTGAACTACCTGCACTTCCTGCAGGAGAATATCGATTATCTCATGCTGATCTGGTCGCCGGAGCTGGTCCGCGATGAAGCGGTCTCCCAGGAGGTAAGACAGCTGATCGAACGCATAGGGATAACGGGCGCGCAATGGTTCAAGCCTGCCATGGCAGAACGAACGTGGAATGAAGCCGCCTTTCGGGTAGCTCTAACAACTCTGCACTCCTCTCTACTGGTGTATTACATGATGAATGCTCGTTTTGGAGCAGAAACGCTTGGATTTAAGGACGAAAGTTATGTCAGACAACTGGCAAGGCTGCTTCTGCAAGGTCTGGAGAACAGCAGCATAGATGCTTCAGCGCAATAA
- a CDS encoding DUF1963 domain-containing protein, which translates to MTERIECQTPGCSATILPATAAKTGGYCMPCHQEQQREEQRIFIEQNRKEVDLYEEITDPVEVLRIMHTSRRYDPLIEYVPYPLNREQLYTALSLEEAERMQAYALELLEAGDEDTATEILASLVCYSGKLLDNCWLELMEQNVYNPAILFKDAPPSIRNLLLEKVEIHSGNRNPLLLALAWIGDEAVVQQFLEWRRAAPEWAQELYVTPERYAQEAGWELTAAGERRDLFARKNYAMERMDAPLEAGDQASEAFVTVSHQQCPWCGGQLTTLVELQKGHPALKEIAWDGERLAVDTCVICGSYSVIYMEVDPAGTPFWSKHNQRPDYLPDINLDDYGQDYLAAGPLLSTAESPRNTYHSAVWGIDPIVSQIGGHPSWVQDAEYPVCPCCSHTMSFIAQLDWGQLEEYGEGIYYMFSCAKDRITATLYQQS; encoded by the coding sequence ATGACAGAACGGATTGAGTGTCAAACACCGGGCTGCAGCGCGACGATTCTGCCGGCAACCGCTGCCAAAACAGGCGGGTACTGTATGCCCTGCCATCAGGAGCAGCAGCGCGAGGAGCAGCGGATTTTTATTGAGCAAAACCGCAAGGAAGTGGATTTATATGAAGAGATTACCGACCCTGTAGAGGTGCTTCGCATTATGCATACTTCCCGCAGGTACGATCCGCTGATTGAATATGTTCCCTATCCTCTGAACCGTGAGCAGCTGTATACAGCGTTATCCTTGGAAGAGGCCGAGCGCATGCAGGCTTATGCGCTGGAGCTGCTGGAAGCAGGGGATGAGGATACTGCCACCGAAATTCTTGCCTCACTGGTATGCTACTCCGGCAAACTGCTGGACAACTGCTGGCTGGAGCTTATGGAGCAGAATGTCTACAATCCGGCTATTCTGTTCAAGGATGCTCCACCTTCTATTCGCAATCTGCTGCTGGAGAAGGTGGAGATTCACAGCGGCAACCGTAATCCCCTGCTGCTGGCCTTGGCCTGGATCGGTGACGAGGCCGTAGTTCAGCAGTTCCTGGAATGGCGGCGAGCAGCACCGGAATGGGCGCAAGAGCTGTATGTCACGCCAGAGCGCTATGCACAGGAAGCCGGGTGGGAGCTTACCGCAGCAGGCGAACGGAGAGATCTGTTTGCCCGGAAGAATTATGCCATGGAGCGGATGGATGCGCCACTGGAGGCCGGGGATCAAGCATCTGAAGCTTTTGTGACGGTAAGCCATCAGCAGTGCCCCTGGTGCGGTGGCCAGCTGACTACACTGGTTGAACTGCAGAAGGGCCACCCGGCCCTGAAGGAAATAGCTTGGGATGGGGAGCGGCTGGCCGTCGATACCTGTGTGATCTGCGGAAGCTACAGTGTCATTTATATGGAGGTTGATCCTGCAGGAACGCCCTTTTGGAGCAAGCATAACCAGCGGCCGGACTATCTGCCGGATATTAATTTGGACGACTATGGCCAGGACTATCTGGCGGCCGGTCCTTTGCTCAGTACAGCGGAAAGCCCACGCAACACTTATCATTCGGCGGTGTGGGGGATTGATCCGATCGTTTCACAAATCGGGGGACATCCGTCCTGGGTTCAGGATGCTGAGTATCCGGTATGTCCTTGCTGCTCACACACCATGTCCTTCATTGCTCAACTGGACTGGGGTCAACTGGAGGAATACGGTGAAGGTATTTATTATATGTTCAGCTGTGCGAAGGACCGGATCACGGCCACGCTGTATCAGCAATCCTAA
- a CDS encoding nucleotidyltransferase domain-containing protein translates to MYKHHQAAIDSITVKLKAREEVLGVIIGGSIAHGYANEASDLDIMLVLSEEAYERAHAEMDLGFFETESCSYEGGYVDGKSISIDYIHKVAEYGSEPARFAFKDAFLSYSKVEGLDKLILKAASYPVEKKLSNLNQFYAQFETWKWYYYEGLKRDNRLLVDYSLTNYVFFAGRLILAYNERLFPSYKWFLKELEQVEHKPDGLMHLLDQVIELKTPAAVEALYHNVMGFNEWNSSDKHWSIQFMLDSQLNWLDGEVPVLDL, encoded by the coding sequence GTGTACAAACATCATCAAGCCGCCATTGATTCCATTACCGTGAAGCTGAAGGCCAGGGAGGAGGTCCTCGGTGTGATCATCGGGGGTTCAATCGCTCATGGTTACGCCAATGAGGCTTCGGATCTTGACATAATGCTGGTGCTGTCGGAGGAAGCCTATGAGCGGGCGCATGCGGAGATGGATCTTGGTTTTTTTGAGACTGAGTCGTGTTCCTATGAAGGCGGCTATGTAGATGGAAAAAGCATAAGTATAGACTACATACATAAGGTTGCGGAATATGGCAGTGAACCAGCCAGATTTGCCTTCAAGGACGCGTTCCTGTCCTACTCAAAGGTAGAAGGGCTGGACAAGCTGATCCTGAAGGCGGCCAGCTATCCTGTAGAGAAGAAATTAAGCAACCTGAACCAATTCTACGCCCAATTCGAGACCTGGAAATGGTATTACTATGAAGGCTTGAAAAGGGATAATCGGTTGCTGGTGGATTACAGCCTGACGAATTATGTTTTTTTTGCCGGAAGATTGATCTTGGCCTATAACGAAAGGCTGTTCCCCTCGTATAAATGGTTTCTGAAAGAACTGGAGCAAGTGGAGCACAAGCCTGATGGATTGATGCACCTGCTGGATCAGGTGATTGAGTTAAAAACTCCCGCTGCGGTTGAAGCGCTATACCATAATGTGATGGGCTTTAACGAGTGGAACAGCTCAGATAAACACTGGTCGATCCAATTTATGCTGGACAGCCAGTTAAACTGGCTGGATGGGGAAGTGCCTGTCTTAGATTTGTAG